tttttataccataataaaattttaattactttttgcgcttaaatttagatttagttttaatctttttataaactattgaggtgttattttatatatatatatatatatatatatatatattttacatttttaaaaaaatatcaaagttttttttttttttttttttgataggaTGTATAAGATAggttaattaaataaagatacgcctaatatcaatatatcaaagaaaaaaaattaaaaccatcaTGCGAAATCCAGCAAATTGTGCAGGCACACTAACAAATGAAGCATGAAGAATCCAGCAATCCACGTGAAAACCACGTGGAAGAAAAAAAGGTGAAGACCTGGCCAAAACGACATTATTTAGACAGTTAAGGAGTCGTTTTGCGGCCTTTTCCAGTCGGATTACGCTAACAAAAACGATTTTGttgcgaaaaaaaaaatcattttccaggACAAGGCTAGGCAAGGCAGGGGTTTGGCTTCGATCGAATCCTGTGGTTGTTATTCAGAAATTTGGGTGAGAAATCATGAGCGGAAGAGTGAAGAAAGAAGTTGAAGAAACAGATTTGATTAAACCGCAGCCGTTTCATGAAGAGAACCGGAAATATGTGGAAGACGGAGACGTAATTCTCGCTCAATTAGTTCTCTCTCTTTCCTCCTCGATTTTTCTGTTTCTCTTCCTGTCTATCTTCATCCTCTTGGTTTCTAACAGAATAACACCGCCTGACGCCTCAGATCtcgctttttttcttttccttttgaaatAGGTGATTAAGATGTGATTTTGGATGTTAAATGTTGGCAGGGTAAGCAGAAGAGTCCGATGGAGACAACTGCTAAGCGTCTGAAGATTAAGAGAAGATATTCGGATTCCAAACTTAAGTTTGTAAGTTAAGAACTTCCTGTTATGCTGTTGCTTAGCTCCTCTAGTTTTAGGTGAGGAATGTAATGCCTGCCTGACAAGTAGGGGAGATGGGATATTTTGTAGTTCTTGCTGATAGTATCACTACATTAGCGATTTGCCATCTAATTGTTTGATGTAAGACAAGGTGTtttctctagttttttttttttttttggacatggATATGAGCCTTTTCCTGTCGGGGACAGAGTTGTTGTCcctttttgttttccatttcctttccttcttctCAGATGAAAGGCATTGGCTACAATATGGCTGCCTGTTTAACTAGACTGGTTATAGATAAAGTCTGTCTCAtcctgcaatgttttttttttttcttacaaaactaTTACCCATCTAGTCATCTACTGAGCTCAACTAAATCAACTAACCCCTCATTTGCAAGTTAATTGGACCCATACATCTATGCAGCTGGGATTTTCTGCAACTGATATAATTCAGGTGGAATTGACTTCTGGAACTTTGTTTCCTGCCGATGTCTGACTTTTGGTTTTTAGCCTTTCTTGTGGCATGTTTTATGTCATTCTTATTTTGTCAACCAAAATTAATCTAGATGACTTTAGCTCTCTATTACAATGAGTGTAGTGATGGTATTGCTCCTCAAGTTGTACATGGGGGATTGTTAGTCTTGGGTTTGCAACTACACGAATGCTGATTAGAGACTTGAGAGCACTTAAATGCTTAGATGCAGGATTGTTTGTAAACTTTTCCACTCAGTATCTCGCTTCTTCAGGACCATAACTAGCTAGTGTTATATGTTGCTCTCAGTTGTATACTAACAAGAACTGTGATAAATTCTTGAACAGGTGATATCAGGTCATGCAGGGAAGTGTATCTGGTCAGTGAGGAATAGACTAtgcctttcttttatttaagtCTTAGCTGTTTGGCTTTTGAAAATCTAACTTGTGATCCATTTGTTTCTGCTTTTGCTGAAGCTGTAGGCAGAATAGGGCTCCAGTTGAAAGATCAAACACTGTTGGAGAAACTAGGTCATCTGCTTTGATTCGGGCAGAAGAGGTCCAATCCAATCTAGAACCAGCATTCCCTAGCTTTGTGAAATCGTTGGTCAGATCACATGTTGCTAGTTGTTTTTGGATGGTAAGAGCAACAACATTGCTTGAGCTTGAGTTGGTTGATAACCTCCCAAAGAAACAGGGCTTACATATGCTATGACGGTTATTTTCATACAACAGGGGCTTCCTGGACAATTCTGTAGAGCACATTTACCACATGTGGATGCTACTGTGACATTGCAAGATGAATGTGGGAAGGAATTCAAGATGAAATACATTGCATATAAGACAGGCTTGAGTGCTGGTTGGAGACAGTTCTGTGTTGCACACCGATTGTTTGAGGGGGATGTATTGGTCTTTCAATTAATCGAATCTTGCACATTTAAGGTGATGGTTTGAATTGATTGTTGTTTTCATATGCTGACCTTTTCTTTCAGCACTCATTATATGGTATGTGTTTGGGTTAGAAGGTAGAATGATACAATGGCAAAAACATAGAAATTACTACATTTAATGTGATCTGCATGACTCCTTGTGTTCATAAGTGTAGAAAATACTTTAGAACATGGGGGGAATGATTTATAATCTGCCTTTTGGTTGGTGGGAGAATGATTCATGTTGGGAAACTAGGAACTGTCTTTTTTATTCTGTGGAATAAAGGCTGAATTATGGAAATAACTCACATCATATCTGATTTGACAAGAGAGTGCCAGGACAAATGACCATAATCCTTGTGGGACTGGATCATGAAAAACACAAtacaggggggggggggaaaatTAACTTCACTACTGCCTCACCAGGTTCATTTGGTGCATTTTTCATCATCTGCAGGCTATGTAAAAAGGGTAAAACTCACTTTGATGTTTGAAGTCCAACTTTTTTCGAACCCAGTCAAGTATTTGAGTTCACCTTTGACAAACCTTTTGAAAGTCTAATACCAAGTGCCTCCCCACCTACAATACATAAATAATACCTTTGGAGAGTAACTTCTGTCAGAAATATAAGTTAACACTTGAAGTTTTACTAGCCAATAGCATTAAGGTATTTTTAACTAACACAGCAACTTCGAATTGAAGATGTCCAATACTATGTTTGGTGTCATGACCTGCCCTACCTACTGAGTTCTATTGAAGGAGTAACAGCTTTCCCTTGTTCAATACAGCCAAATTGTTAACTTTCCACTTTGTCTGATTCCAGCAATATAAGTGGTGCAAATCATGAGGACatgcaatttcttttttctgaagCTTTACTTTTGGAGTCACCCCCTTCATGACAAGTATCTGATTCATCGATGCAGGTGTACGTAATAAGGGCAAATGATTTGACTGAAGTGGATGGAGCTCTAGGTCTGCTGAATTTGGATgctcaaattaaacaaaacattgCAGGCAAGTTGGGTAATGGCTCTGTCTTGCAATTTTTGGTTTCCTgtgtatgttaatttttaatatttccttGTTGCATCTGGGTGTCTAACTTGGTAAAAAAAGATAACGCCGAAAGGGGCACTACTGCTTGTAAAAGTTCAAAGAGGAAGCGTCCCAGGTCTCTTCCTCTAGCTATTGttcaaaagaagaataagaagtcCGGCCAACCAAGACCATCAGTCCTGCAAGCTGGCCCATCTGCCGAGCAATCTGAAAATGATAGTGAAGAGGTTGGTTCAGAAGTTCTAGAAGGTTTCAAGTTATCGTTACCTGCTGTTCAATTTAGAGACATCAAAAGCTTTGAGGATTTCAACATTCTGGTTGATGGGTTACTTTTAGATTCGGAACTTTCAGAAGACATTCGGAATAAGTACTACAAACTCTGCTGCAGTCAGAATGCATTCCTTCATGACAATCTTATCAAAGGAGTTAATCTTAAGCTGATTGCTGGGATAATTTCTGAAACTGTTAATATTGCTGATGCAATGAGAGCTTGTACTCTTAACACCTCACGCGATGAATTTGCTACTTGGGACAAGGCTTTGAAGGCTTCTGAGCTATTTGGCATGAATGTTGGATTTTTACGCGCCAAGCTAGGTCTCCTTTTAAGCCTTGCCTTCGATTCTGAAGGCGCCACAAAAACAAGGAGGTATATAGAAGCTAGATTCAAACGAGTGCGAACTGAAGATGAGATAAGAAATCTTGAAGCAAAGCTTGTGGAATTGAAGGAAACCTATGAAAGATATGGTGCTGATGTTGAAAGGCTCAAGTCCAAAGCTGAAGGCTATGAGCTCAAGTTTCAAGAACAGGTTCTTGCTCCGTGGTGATGTATTTGTCGCCTATTATCATcagtgccttttcttttttctccctgGTTACTATAAACAGCTTTTGTAACGTGTTTGGTTTAAGATTTATAATGTGGACAATGCTGTGACTTTCAACGTTTTTAGGAATTTATATGAAAACAATGTTGTAACAATCTAGGACGTCATATGTTGCCATTTCTTGGAAGATGGTGCATGTACATTGAGTAGCCCGTGACCATcccttatgttttttattttttccttctgaGAGTTTCGAACTTGAGATTTCTTGGAAGAGCAGGACACTCATGCAAGTTTATGTTCTTTGCTtgttcaacaaaaacaaagaataaaagaGAGAATGGACGTTTTAGCTAGGCCGGCTGTAGGTTGTGAAGAATCTCGTTGCTCTCTTTAAAAGATTTGCATTTAGGTGGACTTGATGCTCTACTTTCCCTGTAGAATTTGGTCAATAAGCAGGGCTCAAGATGCTGTCCACTACCGTCTGTGCTCCTCGTCTTCCCTCGAGATGTTGGCAGGAAGCAAGCAGAAAGGATGGCCGAGCCATAAACTCACCGGTGCTCCATTACTTGCTGTCTGCCCTTCATTTCATTATCTTCGATCTTCATTCTTCAAGTTACTGGATGACGTGCAGGCAATATTGAAGTTTATCAAAAATTTCCTCCAAGGAAACAACTACAAATTTATCCTCCTTTATCTGCTCGGAATTGTATATGGTATCATGAAAAGTCAATTGGAATTATCAGGTTTCAATTTGTGTAATTGCATCCCTAGATATACCAGAATCCTTTCACCTGCTAGTGGACATAACCTCTTCTAAGTTTGTTTGACAGTATGGttataattacttttcaaataattttttatattaaaatacatattaataatgtttttttttgtttttttaaattattttttatatcaacacatcaaaatgatttgaaaacactaaaaatatattaatttaaagtaaataaaaaaaatttaaatttttttaaaaatacttttaaaacataaaaaataaaaaggcattCTATATGTATCTATTGCCTTCCACCGTGTCAAGGGCCACACCTAACAAGAAGAATTTTAATGAATAGTTGACTTGGGAATGTTGGTGCGGGTGCTTAAAACTTGTTCATCTAGCAAAATAGTTAAGGCATATTTAAGAGATTGTGACACTTGTTTGTTGGAGCAATTAACTATTAGAAGAGAATTATTTAGTAATAGAAATATGAATTAAGATTGTTGtgtgatcttttttttatttttttgaaaattatgtctTCCTTGTTCTTTGACTCCTATACCTTATGTCTAATTGCTTTTGTAGTATTAAAACTCAATAATTTCTAGTGATTAATTGTTTGTTGTGTGTTCTTAAATAATCAtagctaaaaattaaatatcataaaatatgaTGTGCTCATGAAAGGATGAGAATGtttcatcttgaaaaaaaaaagatattttaagaaCTCATGATAGAAGAATTGCAGAGATAGTTTGTAAAATTAACCCTTCAATTGATAGTTAAAAACCTAGACAATTATGATGAGGGTGATGATCACTATATTCATAGTTAGTGTGAGAATATGtttcaaaaacaagaacaagaaaggCAAACCTCTTGACTAGAAGAATATGctatattgaaattgaaattttttatgattgtagTTCTTTTATGGATTAGAATTAACCACTAAAATCAAATGTGAAGAAGTTTAAGATGTCATTGAGGAGTTTAagggttgaaaaaaaatccaaaaattgttataaattaGGATCCACAAGAATTCTTTCACGATagtaaagaatattttaatactCTAAAAGAGTTTTTTGAAGCAAAAAGATACTAAAGaagtaaaactaaaaaagaactTAATAGACCAGCCTATTATTCCTTAcactaaaagaattttttaagatGGTTTTGGTATGATAATCAGAGAGGTTTGCTGCCAGAAGAAAACATCAAAGTTGTTATTAAAGATAATAATgtcatattgaattttgaattgatcACTAAtagacataaataaaaaaggtggaTTTATGACAAGTGGTTTGAAACACCACATTAACAAAAGTTAATAAAACTCTAGATAACAATATTCACCCTGGAGTCGTGAAATGATGGATTTACAATTCCTACCAAAATCTTTAACCTAGCTATTACGTCACTAGATTTTTTTCACGAGATCCATTAATCTATTCCAATTTTTTTAGGGACAAACAAGTCTTTTCAGACTTTAAAagcatagtaaaaaaataaaaataaaactagaatttAAGGCGCTTTCATATTTCCACATTGATTTTTCCATTATTATTAggttagttaaaaaataattttatttttgaacaaatataaaatagaattgaaaaagtaAAGTGAGTGGCGCATGTGGGAAGTGTTTAAAGCCTTGAGGCAACATGTACGACATTTTCCATCAGCCAAAACCTATATTCCATCATGTCATTGGAAGCATTACGTCGCTCTCTTCTTGTTAGGGTGACGCATGTTGGCATCAGTGTAGTGGCTATGACACTTTCTTTATACTTTTGTTTCTATCACATCCCCTTGAATTTTGTAATAACCATGTAAAATTTAAGAGTTACCCCTTTAGTTATTAAGAAGTTCAACtctagtttttattcttttgatttataatatttgttctaggtttttttttataaaattttaatttgttttcgaCTTCGTTCTTCAATTCTAATCAgtgatatgttaattttttaaaaaaatttcattctcattcttttatatatatatatatatatatatatatatatatttaatttcattctcattcttttgattattttttaatccttttgttaattgatttctcttttcaatttcaaaatttaataaaaaaattcataattgtctaatttattttttatttcaaatttgaatcctattcttttaattttccttttgttaaattaattgttttttcaatttcacaatTCGATAAAAAATTTGTAGttgtcctctaatttattttttattttattttttaaatatctttttattaaattgatttttcttttcaatttaatccttcaattaaaaaactttagttttcctctaatttatttttttattttcatgttgatTCCCATTCTTgtaatttaattctattttctttattttttttatcctttttatagtttaattattatttttttctaattccatctttcaataattgatcggtttaatttcacccttaaataaaaaaaaatagttgttctttaatttattttctatttcaatgttaatcctcatttttttttaattgctatttattgttttggattcttttgtatagtttttttttttaattttatcatttaatattaattggttggagattgagttttgtgattttttaaggCATGATGTTTTCAATCTAATAAACTAGatatgagtttgaaaagttaatatgaattctcatcatttttttttttagatatatatattttttttttatcttttaacatttttttattaaaaaataggtttttgtatttttttttatcagattatACTACTCTCGTTATTTGAGCTATAAATTTAGCGATTTAATCCAGGTTAGCTCAACTATTTTTAtgggattagttttttttatttaaaaaagaaattctaatattttttacaaacatttttttcttattgaaaaaaaaaaaaagaaatcgatCCCGCACGGTTCGACATctaattctataaaataattgGCAAATATATGCAAATTGTTCCATTTTCCATTACTCGGGTAGTTAGTGATCAAAGTTGAAACTGCACCTTACGGCATGAACAGCCGGGATGTAGCTGTCATATGCATAGAGCTCATCATCTGGCCCCCAGCCCTATCTTAAAGTGTTTGGCATTAcggttttaaaatgttttttaaaaatttaaatttttttttttaaaagtaatatatttttgatgtttttaaatcattttaaagtgctaatctcaaaaataatttttaaaaaataaaaataacattattaacatgtttttttagtaaaaaacactttgaaaaacaatctcaaCCACATTCTCGCTTAAATATCACTAATAAACTActgtagtttttcttttttgttacaaaATAGTTCTAATTAACTCCATTGAGATTTCACGAGATCCCAAGAGAGaagaatacaaaaaatataataaatcttaTGAAGTCTCTCATTTGTATGGACAAGGAGTCAAGTGAAGACAAATTAGGATAGAACATGATGAAGtagaaatattgtttttttatatatagaatttattagaaagtTGGGGTATCCATGTGCCAAACTCCATTTCCACAGTATATCAAGAATGAAAAGGAAAGTTTGAACTCCATCATTGACATGAATTCTAAAGAAACGGTACAATTTTAATTTctactaattataaaaattaaaatgaattcttcttcttcttttttcttcaatgaagttagaaaaacccaagaaaaattaCGAGATAGTAAATGTTCTCGGTGTTCATATATTTTTGTGAACCCAGACAGATCTATCGATGAGATGCAGTGGTGAAGACGAGGACAAGAGGAATATTCTTGCAATATTTCAACTGCAAACATTTTGTACAAGAAAACAGCCAAAACACCAACTTGTAGGAGATGATAAGGACAGCAGagctcaaaaaacaaaaggagaaattAAGGTCAATCAAAGTTTGATAACCGACCAAACTAACACAAATTAAGAtctctaaaagtttttttccaAACCTCCtgctaaaaatagaagaaaatcaCCATCATCTTCCTCTTCCAAAAAATTAATGTCATTCCACTCTAAACAAAGTACAGATCACTCACTATATTCCAATCTCCACGTCTCTGCAACTTGATCCTCCTTCACTCACAATCTCCTGCAGTTATAACACAAAGTTAAATCAGgataaaccctaaacaaaactgaaagttttcttttctattttcagaattttgaaatgaaaaacgaAAATGGTTAATTGCAAGCTAGTTttcttatatatgtatattctAACCTGTGAACTCTTGCTATGTTGCACTTCCTCATGGACAAAACCGGACCTTCTACTTTCACCAACTGATCTCTCCATCGACCCTTCACTCTTATCAACTTTCTTGGAACCAATGTGGCTTCTCTTTAGGCCCAGGAGCCCTTTCCACCTTGTAGAACCTTTAGGTGGCCTCGGTGAAACTTCATCATCCTGATCATCGTCAACAAGAAGTTCATCTCTAATAGTCCTTTGCATTTGGTTGCTGCCATTATCTTTGAATGGCAAGAGCCTGCCCTTGAAGAAAAGCTCATCAGCACTCATCATGGAGTAGTTTGTCACTGAGAATTCAAAGTCAGTGGACACCGGGGTCTCTCTTGAGCTCCTTTCTTGCTTCATAATCTGTTGGGAATCAACAAAATCATTAGAGAAGGAGATTCTAGGGCTCATGGGAGGGCAATAACCTTTGTGCTCGGAGTTGTACATGTCTAAACATGCCATGggatttcaaaacaacatgtaaaatgagaaagaaaaatatttagccCTAATAAATTCTATAGGGGACCCTCACACACTGTTACAACCTACCCAGTAGTGTTTGTATTTATATCTAAGGAGGGAGGTGGCTAGCCAGAAAGCTAGAACATGTCAtatgttttttacttttgaattcATGCATGGCATGACCATGAATCCATGatgtgattttttgttttgtcatgACATGTTAATTGGTATTCAATGATGACCAGTTTCGAAGCTCCATCTACAATCCCGTATTTTTTACTGTTTTCCTCGAATGTGGCCCGTGTGGGTGAAGTTACCAAGAAACTCTTCTCTTCTACCATTTTCTAAAACAATAAACTGGCCAGTGAATAAAATAGTACGCAGTCTCTCTTCATAGGAGGAGCCAACCAGTAGGCGttaatgcatgtttttttttttaaaaaaaaaaaacttaatgtttGAATATTACTTCTCTCGAAGTTTCTTTGAATTGAGAATGAGATTTATTGATAGGTGTTCTTTTTGACGAAGATttgtaaaaaaagattttaaaatttaagcccccattttctttaattatcaaTGTGGCCAAAATAGAAATCTGGGAAGATCCTATTCGTGAAAGATGACAaaccaacaactagaaataaTTTGGGAATTACATTAACTATTAAGTGATGATCATTGCTGGGTTACATGTCTCACAATATTCTCAAGCTACTGGTAATGGCGAAAGCACTCCTTTATGTAggattaataattaatcaaaacatTAACACTAATTAAGAGGTGAGAGCGGGGAAACAGGATTACCGATTTAAACTTATAgaaatagttttctttttatctattttcttaCCATCTTAGCAATGTTCTTGCCATCAATGCATGATGGCTCACTTTTCTAGCTCATCAAAAATCTTGTATACATGCACATTTTCAAAAGaagtgcatgcatgcatgtggaGAGACAGGCAAAGATAAGAATCATTTATGGCCTGGACAGTGAGTAAATGATACAGATGATGGAGGGCCGTGATAAAATAAGCTGTCATGTAGCCAGATTTAGGGAGATGGCCGGTATCCATGGCTGGCATGCAGTGCTACAGCTTTCTTTGTTTAAGAGATAAAGGGGGTAAATGCTCTATCTGGTTGTTTTTAGCTAACTAAGAGAGTCATGGAAATAGTGGAGCACAGTGATAGAGCAGTCCAGAGGGGCTGGGGTGGCATGCATTGGATAATTTGACCAGCTTTGACTTGTAAGTAAATAGGCAGTGAATGAGCTGGCCATCGATACCGACCCATCAAGGGACCACGTGATCATCAGCTCCCTTTAGCCCTttccttcaaaaaaatattggtataGAAACATTATGAAAATCTCGTAAATCAAACACTACACAACTAGCTAGTGGGGGTCTAATTAATTATTCGTAATTAGGAACTAATTAAGTGGCAGCCATGAAGCATATCATCCAGCTAGTGATTATCTTTGCTTAGTTAAGTACACCCGTCCAGGTTTAATTTCATTATCCTCAACCCTAATCCCATCTCTCAAtcactttgttttatttgttttaatttatggaTATTGAAGTTGATATATGACCGATGGATCATGAGTAAAGTCCTCCACCAAAGTTGAGTTGATATTTATAGACATTAATGGAGTTACCAGACCCAGCCTCTGCTGTTGCTTGCTAGTTCTTGTAACTTCTGTGAAATAATGGGGCATTACACATGCAACCACAGGCAAGAAAGGATACAGTCACTTGCCTGTTGCCTCTGGACAAGTACTCTTGGGCCTCTGGGCTAGCCTGTTCGctgttgaatttcttttttctatgtattaaaaaaaataaaaattaaacagcaAGCAGAGGAGTCCAGAGGACGAGCAGTACTTGTCCTGAAAATGTAGTGGCAACATGAAAGGCAGAGATATTTTGAgtatctaataattaaatagaaaaaaatagttggcAAGGTCTGGAATCAACAAATTCAACTCTTGGATTTGGAGATTTCGCCTCTTATATGGGATctgattaaattaaacaaatttggCGATCAACTGCTCAGggatttgattatatatatatatatatatataaaaagaactgAATTTTCTTAAGAAATACGATAGAGGCGGGCTCTCAAGAGATGCCATAGAAATGGCAAGGAGAGGTCTCCAAGCAGGGGAGTGGCATCTTGAAGACAGATAAAGATAATAAGACAGCAAGTACACTGAGACATTTTGTACCACTGGGATAGGTCTTAGTAACATGTGCAGCGCAGGCCTGGCCAGGCCaggaagaataaaaagaaggcCTGGACTTCAACATTGTAGtctctttaatttaacttgTACCCAAAGGACATGGTTGTCACTCACATGGCTAAAACCCTTTACAA
This Populus alba chromosome 7, ASM523922v2, whole genome shotgun sequence DNA region includes the following protein-coding sequences:
- the LOC118047755 gene encoding B3 domain-containing protein Os01g0234100 isoform X1; its protein translation is MSGRVKKEVEETDLIKPQPFHEENRKYVEDGDVILAQLGKQKSPMETTAKRLKIKRRYSDSKLKFVISGHAGKCICCRQNRAPVERSNTVGETRSSALIRAEEVQSNLEPAFPSFVKSLVRSHVASCFWMGLPGQFCRAHLPHVDATVTLQDECGKEFKMKYIAYKTGLSAGWRQFCVAHRLFEGDVLVFQLIESCTFKVYVIRANDLTEVDGALGLLNLDAQIKQNIADNAERGTTACKSSKRKRPRSLPLAIVQKKNKKSGQPRPSVLQAGPSAEQSENDSEEVGSEVLEGFKLSLPAVQFRDIKSFEDFNILVDGLLLDSELSEDIRNKYYKLCCSQNAFLHDNLIKGVNLKLIAGIISETVNIADAMRACTLNTSRDEFATWDKALKASELFGMNVGFLRAKLGLLLSLAFDSEGATKTRRYIEARFKRVRTEDEIRNLEAKLVELKETYERYGADVERLKSKAEGYELKFQEQVLAPW
- the LOC118047755 gene encoding B3 domain-containing protein Os01g0234100 isoform X4, with product MSGRVKKEVEETDLIKPQPFHEENRKYVEDGDGKQKSPMETTAKRLKIKRRYSDSKLKFVISGHAGKCIWQNRAPVERSNTVGETRSSALIRAEEVQSNLEPAFPSFVKSLVRSHVASCFWMGLPGQFCRAHLPHVDATVTLQDECGKEFKMKYIAYKTGLSAGWRQFCVAHRLFEGDVLVFQLIESCTFKVYVIRANDLTEVDGALGLLNLDAQIKQNIADNAERGTTACKSSKRKRPRSLPLAIVQKKNKKSGQPRPSVLQAGPSAEQSENDSEEVGSEVLEGFKLSLPAVQFRDIKSFEDFNILVDGLLLDSELSEDIRNKYYKLCCSQNAFLHDNLIKGVNLKLIAGIISETVNIADAMRACTLNTSRDEFATWDKALKASELFGMNVGFLRAKLGLLLSLAFDSEGATKTRRYIEARFKRVRTEDEIRNLEAKLVELKETYERYGADVERLKSKAEGYELKFQEQVLAPW
- the LOC118047755 gene encoding B3 domain-containing protein Os01g0234100 isoform X2, which encodes MSGRVKKEVEETDLIKPQPFHEENRKYVEDGDVILAQLGKQKSPMETTAKRLKIKRRYSDSKLKFVISGHAGKCIWQNRAPVERSNTVGETRSSALIRAEEVQSNLEPAFPSFVKSLVRSHVASCFWMGLPGQFCRAHLPHVDATVTLQDECGKEFKMKYIAYKTGLSAGWRQFCVAHRLFEGDVLVFQLIESCTFKVYVIRANDLTEVDGALGLLNLDAQIKQNIADNAERGTTACKSSKRKRPRSLPLAIVQKKNKKSGQPRPSVLQAGPSAEQSENDSEEVGSEVLEGFKLSLPAVQFRDIKSFEDFNILVDGLLLDSELSEDIRNKYYKLCCSQNAFLHDNLIKGVNLKLIAGIISETVNIADAMRACTLNTSRDEFATWDKALKASELFGMNVGFLRAKLGLLLSLAFDSEGATKTRRYIEARFKRVRTEDEIRNLEAKLVELKETYERYGADVERLKSKAEGYELKFQEQVLAPW
- the LOC118047755 gene encoding B3 domain-containing protein Os01g0234100 isoform X3, with translation MSGRVKKEVEETDLIKPQPFHEENRKYVEDGDGKQKSPMETTAKRLKIKRRYSDSKLKFVISGHAGKCICCRQNRAPVERSNTVGETRSSALIRAEEVQSNLEPAFPSFVKSLVRSHVASCFWMGLPGQFCRAHLPHVDATVTLQDECGKEFKMKYIAYKTGLSAGWRQFCVAHRLFEGDVLVFQLIESCTFKVYVIRANDLTEVDGALGLLNLDAQIKQNIADNAERGTTACKSSKRKRPRSLPLAIVQKKNKKSGQPRPSVLQAGPSAEQSENDSEEVGSEVLEGFKLSLPAVQFRDIKSFEDFNILVDGLLLDSELSEDIRNKYYKLCCSQNAFLHDNLIKGVNLKLIAGIISETVNIADAMRACTLNTSRDEFATWDKALKASELFGMNVGFLRAKLGLLLSLAFDSEGATKTRRYIEARFKRVRTEDEIRNLEAKLVELKETYERYGADVERLKSKAEGYELKFQEQVLAPW
- the LOC118047842 gene encoding uncharacterized protein gives rise to the protein MACLDMYNSEHKGYCPPMSPRISFSNDFVDSQQIMKQERSSRETPVSTDFEFSVTNYSMMSADELFFKGRLLPFKDNGSNQMQRTIRDELLVDDDQDDEVSPRPPKGSTRWKGLLGLKRSHIGSKKVDKSEGSMERSVGESRRSGFVHEEVQHSKSSQEIVSEGGSSCRDVEIGI